The following proteins are encoded in a genomic region of Nicotiana sylvestris chromosome 4, ASM39365v2, whole genome shotgun sequence:
- the LOC104245737 gene encoding protein PXR1-like: protein MWLQKWSPDFKPEEDLPIVLVWILLPKLPFHLHTWPYVKQIAREVGTPLEMDVATRRKTRPSMAEVRVEVDLLKPLPNHIWVGNEDDDSPLKGFEQKLEYESVPKYCRHCRKLGHDLINCRVVEKMRIAEKKEEDRTMMLQEHEGGNKDSREEGLIHNNNKATQEKAKEMATMERKPPEDQKIKEMTNIKMRSNSKKKKKAKNKKITKKKPKVTFKPQKVRQKENEERNFAGDKQSIPVEENNNLQKQNEESNNSNRKEDNNNRDAQSSIKEHEVDRGKELADISSKEGRELV from the coding sequence ATGTGGCTCCAGAAATGGAGTCCTGACTTCAAACCAGAGGAAGACCTGCCTATAGTTCTAGTATGGATCCTACTTCCAAAGCTACCTTTTCACCTTCATACGTGGCCCTATGTAAAACAAATTGCAAGGGAGGTTGGTACTCCACTGGAAATGGATGTTGCAACGAGGAGGAAAACCAGACCAAGTATGGCCGAAGTTAGAGTTGAGGTGGATCTCCTTAAGCCATTACCTAACCATATTTGGGTTGGTAACGAAGACGACGATTCTCCATTGAAAGGTTTCGAACAAAAACTAGAATATGAAAGTGTGCCCAAGTACTGTAGGCACTGCAGAAAGCTGGGACATGATTTGATAAATTGTAGAGTGGTAGAGAAGATGAGAATTgctgagaagaaagaagaggACAGAACCATGATGCTACAGGAGCATGAAGGGGGAAACAAGGACTCAAGAGAAGAGGGATTGATCCATAACAATAACAAGGCAAcccaagaaaaggcaaaggaaatgGCAACAATGGAAAGAAAACCACCAGAGGATCAGAAGATCAAAGAGATGACCAATATCAAAATGAGATCTAAcagcaaaaagaagaagaaagccaAGAACAAaaagataacaaagaaaaaaCCGAAGGTCACCTTTAAACCACAAAAGGTGAGGCaaaaggagaatgaagaaaggaattttgctggggataaacaatcTATTCCGGTGGAGGAAAACAATAACCTTCAAAAGCAGAATGAGGaaagcaacaacagtaacagaaAGGAAGATAATAATAACAGGGATGCCCAGTCTTCTATTAAGGAGCATGAAGTAGATAGGGGAAAAGAACTAGCTGACATCTCTTCAAAGGAAGGCAGAGAGCTAGTATAA
- the LOC104245736 gene encoding protein NODULATION SIGNALING PATHWAY 2, whose amino-acid sequence MATMIVDDTIPDFDYYGGLSTPTTTTTTTTTSFSDDDRDHGCTWNDWSAVIDLDAFSGGDNFQDLIESMIEGNNSSGGLNMNIPKSTTFYNSEDSVLMEESEESNNNQSEDVNGLKLVHLLMAAAEALTGVNKSRELARVVLVRLKELASPNGSTNMERLAAHFTDALQALLDGAASGSLHAKSMFSPNYKDEQQQGDVLAAFQLLQDISPFVKFGHFTANQAILEAVAHDRRVHIVDYDIMEGIQWASLMQALVSRKDGPPTPHLRITALSRSGSGRRSFGTVQETGRRLTAFAGSIGQPFSFHHCRLDSDETFKPSTLKLVRGEAIIINCMLHLPHFTYRASDSVASFLSGSKTLNPRLVTLVEEEVQPIGEEEGFVGRFMDILHHYSALYDSLEAGFPLQSRARALVERVFLGPRITGSLARIYRTRGEDERCSWGEWLSAVGYRESNISFANHCQAKLLLGLFNDGYRVEEIGTNKLVLGWKSRRLLSASIWTTPDSDL is encoded by the coding sequence ATGGCGACAATGATAGTTGATGACACCATCCCAGATTTTGATTATTACGGTGGTTTAAGCACCCccaccaccactaccactaccaccaccaccTCCTTTTCTGATGATGACCGTGATCATGGTTGTACATGGAATGACTGGTCCGCAGTTATTGATTTGGATGCTTTTTCTGGCGGCGATAATTTTCAAGATCTAATTGAATCCATGATCGAAGGGAACAATTCTTCAGGAGGGTTGAATATGAATATCCCAAAATCGACTACTTTTTACAACTCAGAGGATTCTGTGTTGATGGAGGAATCAGAAGAATCGAATAACAATCAATCGGAAGATGTCAACGGGCTGAAGCTTGTTCACTTGCtgatggcagcagcggaggcgctAACCGGCGTGAACAAAAGCCGTGAGTTAGCTCGAGTGGTATTGGTTCGGCTCAAGGAATTGGCTTCCCCTAACGGCTCTACTAACATGGAGAGGTTAGCCGCGCATTTCACCGATGCCTTGCAGGCGTTGCTCGACGGTGCAGCCTCAGGATCTTTACACGCTAAGAGCATGTTTTCTCCTAATTATAAGGACGAGCAGCAACAGGGAGATGTTCTGGCTGCTTTTCAGTTATTACAGGACATATCCCCTTTTGTCAAATTTGGGCACTTCACAGCAAATCAAGCTATTTTAGAAGCCGTGGCTCATGATAGAAGAGTCCATATCGTGGACTACGATATAATGGAAGGAATCCAATGGGCTTCCTTAATGCAAGCCTTGGTGTCCAGAAAAGATGGGCCCCCAACTCCCCACCTTAGGATCACAGCACTGTCGAGGAGTGGCAGTGGTCGTCGGTCGTTCGGGACAGTCCAAGAGACCGGCCGTCGGCTAACAGCGTTCGCTGGGTCCATCGGCCAGCCATTTTCGTTTCACCACTGCAGGTTGGACTCGGATGAGACTTTTAAGCCATCCACGCTGAAGTTGGTCCGAGGAGAAGCTATAATTATAAATTGCATGTTACACTTGCCTCATTTTACCTATCGAGCCTCGGATTCAGTCGCGTCATTCCTATCCGGATCCAAGACCCTGAACCCGAGGCTCGTGACCTTAGTCGAAGAGGAAGTACAGCCCATTGGGGAGGAGGAAGGGTTCGTGGGCCGGTTCATGGACATATTGCACCACTACTCGGCCCTTTATGATTCACTCGAGGCAGGGTTCCCGCTCCAAAGCCGGGCTCGGGCTTTGGTGGAGCGGGTGTTCCTTGGGCCTCGGATAACCGGGTCATTGGCCCGGATATACCGAACCCGAGGAGAGGATGAGAGGTGCTCGTGGGGGGAGTGGTTGAGTGCGGTGGGGTATCGTGAGAGTAATATAAGCTTTGCAAATCATTGTCAAGCAAAACTGCTTTTGGGGCTATTCAATGATGGGTATAGGGTGGAGGAGATTGGCACCAATAAACTCGTTTTGGGGTGGAAGTCCCGGCGCCTACTTTCTGCTTCTATTTGGACCACTCCGGATAGTGACTTGTAA